ACCATGCCAGGGCCAAGAACTGCAATACAGTCTGGGTTAAATACGCCGCTTGGTAGTTGGTGTAGTTTGAATGTACCAAAGTCATTTACAACAGTGTGACCTGCGTTATTACCACCTTGGAAACGGATACTTGCTGAAGCTTGGTCTGCCAAATAATCAACGATTCGACCTTTACCTTCATCACCCCAGTTTGCACCAACAACAACAATAGACGACATAATTAACTCTCCTCAAAAGCGATGGACTTATCCTAAACATCCGCTCAAAATAAGAAAAATTAATAATCGTTATAACCCTAATAAGGATTTCATATGGGATTATGATGATTTTTGCGATCGGCATAGAACCCTAGCGAGGATAATTATGATAGACCTCAACTGGCTTAATACCTTTGTTGTTTTGGCTCGTTTAGAGCACTTTGGCAAAACGGCCAACGAGCTGCATATGACGCAACCGAATGTGAGTTTGCATATCAAACAGCTTGAGCAGGCTACACGAGTCAAGCTTATCGAGCGGAACCCATTTCGCCTCACTCAGGCCGGTGAACGTCTGCTAAAAAGCGCACAAAGCACTTTGATGGAATTGCAAATCTGCCAAGCCGATATCAACGCTATCAATGATTTAGACCAAGGTACTCTGACTATCGCCGCCAGTGATATTATCTCGCGCTTACTGCTTATTTCACCCTTTCAGTTGTTTAAGAAAGAGTTTCCCGGCATCGATTTTTCATTGCTCAATACCACCTCTTCACAAGCCGCAGAGTTGGTCAAAAGCGCTAAAGCGGATCTAGGCTTTGTGATGGCACAAAAAGAGAGCCAACCTCTGCACTTTACCGAGCTTCAGCAAATCAAATGGTGTGCATTAGGCGATGGCTTGCAAGCATGGCAACAAGGTCAATGGGAAAGCAAGCAAGAAGAACCGACACTAATTTTGCTCGGCCACGATACTCGAACACGCGACTTACTCGATCTCGCGCTACCCACCTTAAACTTACCAAAATATCGCATCATGGAAGTAGGCAGTGTGGACGCGCAAATTGATTGGGCAGAAGCAGGGTTTGGGGTGGCGATCGTACCGGAGTTTTCTCTGCATCAAAAACTGAACTTAAAAACCAAAATCACGCCACTACCGCAGTTTCCAACCACCAGTCTTGGCTATATAGTGCGACAAAATCAGGTGTTGTCTCGCGCAATAAAACAGTTGTTAAACTGGGTAAATGAAGAAATTGTCCGCTCACAACTTGGAAGTTAACTCGCTCCCTGCAATCATTTCCAATACCGTGGGAGCGAGCCTGTAAGTTGGTGTGGTTAACGCTGCATGATCAACGCTTCAAGAGCCGCCAATGATGCTTGCTTTTCGCCAAGCATCATCACTTCAGCTTCGTTGACGTACTGATCTACCCCTTGCTTCACATCTTGCTGATAAAGCACCACGTTATTTAAGATAGACGCCACATGTAAACCGCGCAGGCGACCAACAGCAAACAAAGCTGAGGTCTCCATATCGGCGCCCAAAATGCCCTTTTTGTTCCAATATTGGCAAATCGCTTCTTCATCATCAGTGTAGAAACTGTCATGGGAGCGCACTACACCAAAATAGTGAGGTATCGACTGGTTAGCTAAGTAGCCCTCTAATGCTTTTAATAAACTCAAACTGGCATAGGCAGGATAAGCAGGCTCAACATACGCTTTTGAACCGCCTTCATCTCTCACCGCACCTTCAGCAACGATCAGCTCGCCTAAACCAATGCCGACTTGCATCGCGCCAGCTGAGCCAACACGTACCACATGGGTAACACCACATTGCTTAAGCTCTTCCACAGCAATAATCATCGAGGGCGCACCAATACCAGTGCTGCACACAGAGACAGGCACTCCTTTATATTCACCGGTAAAAATCCGGTACTCACGATTTTCAGAGACCATTTCGGCACGATCAAAGAGTGCCGCGATGCGGTTGGCGCGGTCAGGTTCACCGCAAACAATCACCAAAGGCGCTAACTGGGTTTCATCTACGCCAATATGAGGCTGCTTAAGCATGAATTGATCCTCTACTAGGTTCAGCAAGTCAGAGTTTACGATCGTGCAGCAAACGATTGGACGGTGAAAACCTCACCAGTTCAACGCTAGGCATATCGAAGTCTGACAATAATGTGTTTAAACTAGGCCAATCTTAGGTGAGATGTTCTTGCTCGCGGGAGGACATTTGTCCTGCAAAACCGCATATAACTCAAGGAAGATGCACCATTTCACTAGGATGTGTGACAAATATCAAAATAGAAAAGTTGCACGCCAAAAGCCTTGCTCAATTGCGCATTACCGCCCCAAAAACGTGAGAAGTTATGAGAATTAAACCCTACCTTACCGGCCGATTTAAAACCCTGTTGGAACAGAGAAGCAGAGCATTTCGTGATTTTATCTATCAGTGCCAAGTGGGGAGTCGTTATTTCAACGCTGGAGAAGCAATTTTAACCCAAGGGGAGCCGTTAGATCATATCTATGTGGTTCCTGCTGGTCGTGTTTCAATGAGTATCTTGGCAGCCAATGGACGTCGTTTCCAACTGGGAGAAGCCAACTGCGATGACCATATCTTTGGTGAAATGGAGTTTTTTACTCAAACACCGTGCCAATGGAGCGTAGTATCAGATGAGCATATGCAAGTCGATATTATCTGCATTAAGAAGCTCAGCGAGCAGCTTCAACAACAACCAGAGATGCTGTTCTTTTTTGCCTCAGCACTCGCAGATGATTATCAAGACTCGCTGGATATCTATACCAGCCGCCTGCTCCACCCTATCACTTACAACATCGCCTACGATCTACTAATGCAAGAGCAAGCCAGTCCATCGCTAACCGGCTTTGACAAAGTCAACCAAGAGGCAGAACGGTTTGGAACCTCAGGGCGGGTATATCGCCGGGCAGTTAAAACTTTGATGGATAAAGCGTTAATTCGTAAAGGTGAACAGGGGCTGGAAATCGTCGATAAACAAGCGTTACGTGCTTTTCTCGACACCTATGAGTAAAAAAAACGCCACTTGCAATCCGCTAGTGGCGTTTTTTTCATTATGCGCAGAGCAAGTCAATTAAACAAATAGACCGACAATCGCTGCGTTCATCAAGTTCGCGAGCGTTGCAGCCAAAAGAACTTTCATACCTAGCTTACCAATCAAACCTGCTCGCTCAGGGATCATGCTACTTAACGCGCCACACACCATTGCCACCGAACCAATGTTGGCAAAACCACACAGTGCAATCGTCATAATCGCAGTAGTACGAGCACTCAGTTCAACCGAGCCCATGCTAGCAAAGGCAACAAACTCATTTAGCGCAATTTTCTGACCAAGGAACGAACCCGCAGACATTGCTTCTTCCCAAGGCACACCAATCAGCCAAGCAACAGGCGAGAAGAAGAAGCCAAGGATCACATCAACCGTTAAACCAGCAAAACCAAAGAACTCACCGATTGCACCTAAGCCACCATTAAGCAAAGCCATCAAACCAATACATGAGATAATAACCGCGCCCACAATCGCCGCAATAGACGTACCAGCAATCGCACCTTTTGCGACCGCATCAATGAAACTGGTTGGTTTTTCGTTGTCCGGTAACTCTGGCACTTCATCAATCGTCTCTTCCGTCTCAGGAATGATCAGTTTGGCAAACATCAGTCCAGCAGGCGCAGACATAAAGCACGCCATAATCAGGTAGTTAAGATCAACCCCCATACCAGCAAGCCCCGCTAGAATGGAACCAGCGATAGACGATAGGCCACCGACCATAATGGCAAAAATCTGCGCGCGAGTAAGAACACGATGGTACGGCTTAACAAGCAATGGCGCTTCAGTTTGACCAAGTACAATGTTGCCAGCAGCATTCATAGACTCAGCACGAGATGTACCCAAAACACGTTGCAACCCGCCACCAATAATACGGACAAACCACTGCATAATGCCTAGGTAGTAAAGTAATGATGTCAGTGATGCGGTAAAGATAATCTGTGGCAATACTTGCAGCGCCCAAATAAAGCCAATGCCGTCAACACTGAAGTTCACTAGGCTACCAAAAGCAAACTTGATCCCTTCAGCACCATAGCTAAACACCTTGCCAACGCCATTGGAAACGGCAAGCAGCACACCTGCGCCAATGTCTGTCGCCAATACAAAACCGGCGACAACTAAGATGATAGCAAATGCCCCAGCGACAGCACGCCAACTAATTAGACTTCTGTTTTCAGAGCATAGGAAGCCCACGCCGAGAAGTACGGCGATACCAATTAATGATTGCAACATAGTAATTTATCCGATTTGTGCGTTTTCTACTGCAGCGATGATTTGCTCGGTGTGTTGATGAGCCAGTGCGATGGTTTTCTCGGCGTCACCGCCCTCCTCTGGGATGGCGTTCATCTCAAATGTGACGATGGTATCGACAATATCCATCTCTGCGGCTTTAAACGCATGTTCAAAGCAGCGTTGGTAGTTTTCTAATGGCATAAAGTTGAAGCCTGTTTCAGAGTACGACTCTGCTGTTGCTCCAGCGGTAATTGAAAACAACATTTTTTTGCCTTTTAGCTGGCTTCCATCTGGACCAAAAGCAAACCCATAAGTGAAAACCTGATCAATCCATTCCTTCATAACCGCAGGAAACGTGCTCCAGTAAAGTGGAAACTGAACCACGACAAGATCAGCGGCTAACAAGCGTTGCTGTTCAGCGGCAATATCTCCGGAAAAGTCAGCAGTATGAGCAATAGTCCAATCAGTGCTTTGCTGTAAAAGCTTGATGATCTCGGCATTGGCAAATGATTTGTCCAAGTCAGGATGACCATTGATAACAAGTACGTTCATAGGGGTAACCTTAGTTGATCACGCTACAGTTTCGCCTGAGCTATGCATTAGCTTCGTTTGTTAAAACAAAGTTTGGGGGGAGCATAGCAGCGACCAGCGTATCTCATTAGTTGTATTGATAACTCATAGGTAAAGCATACCGCCCGGAAAATCCAAATAGGAGGACAAAAGTCCCTTCAGCGTGGCGTCAGGTCAAAAGTTTCAAATTTGGTAGCACGAACTCTCCCCCTTTCACAGGACATATTGCGTTCTCTAAAAGCTGACCACTTCATAACAAACACCCAGACAAGACTCAATGTTGCGAACCGACGCTACCACTTATGAACAGTTATCGTTCTTTTGTGTCAAAATTTAATCAAAAAAACTCACATTAAATCAAATATAGATCCAGATCATTTCCAACAGCAAAATTCATGACCAAAAGTAGAATTGTGGATTCATATATGATTCAATACAGAAAATTAAGACTCATTAATAACACAATAAGAATATAACCGCCTTCATTAAGACTCTTTGTGAAACTAAGCGTTCGCCAAGTACTCATCAGTACCAAGGTGATGTGAAACAACTCCGGTCCAACTAAGCAGTGCTAAGGCTCATAACTGCCAAAGTGGCCTAAGGTAAAAATGATATGTTTGAGTTTTTTGTAAAACGCCCCAAGTTTGCAATCGTGCTCAGCACACTAATCACTATGATTGGTGCACTGGCAGCATTGCAATCTCCAATGGGACGATACCCCGATGTCTCTCCCGTCACGATTGAAGTTTATACTTGGATGGACGGTGCCAGTGCCGAGGTAGTGGCAAAATCCGTTGCTCCAGTTATCGAACAACGTGTTAACGGCACCCCGGGTATGGAGTATATGAAGAGTACCAGTAACTCGGATGGCTCATATTATCTCCAAGTGGTGTTCAACAACCAAGTTGACCCTGACCGCGCCGCTACTCTGGTAAAAAACCGCGTCGATTTAGCAATGCCCGAACTGCCTAGCTCAGTGGTAAGCAATGGTGTGACCGTAGAGAAGTTTACCAGTGGTATGGTCATGGCATTAGCGGTCACCGATAAAAGCGGCGATGCGAGTGAACTTGAGATCAACGCATTCTCAGGTGGTCTCCTTAAAGAAGCCTTGCAGCGAGTGAGTGGTGTATCCAAAGTCCAAATCATCGGCGAAAAAAAATACGCCATGCGCGTCTGGACCGATCCGGTGAAAATGGCTAAGTACAAAGTCAATATAGAAGATGTTGGCTACGCCATCTCTGCACAAAACAAAATTGCCGGTGCAGGTCGAGTTGTCGGTGATCAACTGGAATACTCGCTCTCTGTTGATGGTGGTCTAGAAGAAAAAACAGCGTTTGAAAACATCGTAATCCGCAATGCATCCTTGTCTAAAACCGTTTTTCTAAAAGACATTGCGCGAGTCGAGTTGGGCAGTGAAAGCTACGTCGCCAATGCCTACGTAGACAGTGGTGTTGGTTCACTGATCTTTGTCTATCGCACACCAGACGCCAACGCCATGGCTGTAGGCAGTAGCATCAAAGAGCTGATCTCAAGCCTTAACACTCCATTTGAGATTGAAGCAGTATATGACACCACTGAGTTTGTTTCAGGAGCGATTGATACCGTTTTAGAAACACTAGTTTTAGCGGTCATTATTGTCTCCTTGGTAACATGGCTCTTTATGCAATCTATCCGCCTAACCATCATTTCAATTTCCGCTATACCTGTCTCATTGATTGGTACGTTCGCCTTGATGCAGGCATGCAATATCGACATCAATATCATTTCGATGTTTGGTCTCGTTATGGCAATTGGTATTGTTGTAGATGCTGCGATTATTGTTATCGAAAATACAGAAGCGACACTGCATAACAACCCTGATATCACTGTTGAACAGGCGATCATTGAAGCCGGCAAGACTGTCGTCTCACCCATTATTGCCAGTGCTTTAGTCCTGCTAGCCGTGTTCGCACCAACAATCTTTATGAATGGCATGACCGGTATCATTTTTGGTCAATTTGGTATTGTATTGTGTTCATCGGTGCTGGTAAGTACTTTTGTGGCACTAACATTAACCCCTGCGCTTTGTGCTCTACTGATGAAACGTGAGCAAAAAGGCATCCTGGCGCGTTCAATTGAAAAACTGATTTCATTTAAAATTAGCGGTTTTACATCGTTAACTAGAGGGGCGGTTCGATTCCCACTATGTTCTATTTTGCTGCTAGGCGGCCTGTTGTTTATAACCTACCAGCAAAGTGAACAACTAAGCAGTGGCATGCTACCTGAGGAAGATACAAACGCTGTTTTTGTGATTGGCTCTTTCCCTCCTGGCACATCACTTCCTGTCACAGATAACGCATTCCAAGCGTTAAGCGACGAGATAATGCAACTTGAAGGGGTAAGCAATGTCATTGGAGCAAGTGGCTTCAACCTACTGACAAGCTCACCAGAAATGAACTCATTAATGATGGTGGCAACCATGCCTCCGATGACGGAGCGAAGTGTTTCAGATGCAGAACTTGCCGAAGCAATTAATGAGTTGCTTGCCAAGCAACAGGGGCTTTACGGCTTCGCATTTAAGCCGCCAGTCATTCCCGAGTTAGGTACAGTAAACGGCGTTAGCTTTACGATTACAGACTCACTGTCAAGAACCCCAACTGAGTTAGCTAATCTCGTCAACGAACTGCTGGTTGATATCAACAATGATGACAGTGTGAGTAGCGCATACACTCAGTTTAATGTCGACAAGCCATCATTGAAGCTGCACTTAAATCGTGTTGGCTTAGATAGCTATGGGGCGGATTACGCCAATGTAGTCAGTGGATTGCAGGCGTTTATGGGGGGAATGTACATCAATACATTCAACCTTGGCGGACGTAACTACAAAGTAATGCTGCAAAACGACCCTAAGTTTACCAAAGATAAACATGCACTCTCTAAGCTCAATCTAGTGCAAGCGAATGGTCGTTTGATCCCAGCAACCAAAGTGCTCACGATGGAAGAAATCACCGTACCTTCATTCTTAGATCGCTTTAACGCGACTCAATCAGTCGCCATCGACGTGATGCCCTCTCAATCCAGCGGCGATGCCATTAACTTCCTCCAACAACTCGACTTACCCGAGGGTATCAGTATTGAATTTACTGGCACCGCGTTGGAAGAGATTAAAGCGGGCAACCAAGCGATTATCGTGTTCTCTTTGGCATTGGTGATCTGTTTCTTGGTTCTGGTGGCTCAATATGAGTCGTGGCTGATCCCTACCGTTATTATGCTCACGGTTCCAACCGCGGTAACTGGCATTGTGGGTGGCGTGCTCTGGCTTGGTGGCGATATCAATATCCTCACGCAGTTAAGTGCCGTACTTCTCATTGGTATGACAGTAAGAAATGCCATTTTGATCGTCGAGTTTGCGAAGTCACTACGAGAAAAGCAGGGTCTATCGATTCGTGATGCCGCTATCGAAGCGATGCGTCAGCGTGCGCGAGCTGTCTTTATGACCGCATTCAGCTTTGCCGTTGGTGTTATCCCATTAATGCTGGCAGATGGTGTTGGTAATGGCGGACAAAAAGCGCTTGGTTTCGCCTCTTTTGGCGGTATTGTCACCGCGACGTTTATCGGCTGTATCTTCGCCGGAGTGTTCTTCGTTGTTATCCAAAATCTTAGGGAATTAGGCAAACGACGCGCTTAAACAATGATGGATTGGGCTAACTCTCCACTACGCCCAATCCTAACCCCTCATTTATCTACACATCACAAGCTCATTTTACGACCCCAACAAGCCTGAATTGTTATAAATATGATTCAAAATCCTAACTACACTAGACACCAACATCAAACATGATACAATAAACTCGTTTTTAGAACATAAATTTGATTTTTAGTCATTTTAAGTTTGCATCAACACGAGTTACTGCCAATCGAGCAAACCATTTAGAAATTTCAGAGCAGTAATGAAACGAGCCTAACCATTTTCGAGTCACTTCTTTCGCATGGTAAACAGCCGTTACATCGAACACGTGTTGACTGTCAGTGTGACTTTAACATTCAACAGTAAACCTCAAGGATGATTTTCTTTTAGTTATAAAGGCATCAGCCTTAACAATTGGTCGATCAATCTATGTGTAAGCTTGTTAAACAAACCTCCATTACGTATCTCTTTTTACTACTCGCACTTTTTGCTGTGAGTTTAAAGCATGCGCCTAAAGTCATGGCGTCACAGTTCGCCGAAAACGTTCACTACGTGACATTAGACCACCAAGCCTCTCCAGACAAACAGGTCAAGATCTTCTACACGCCGTACTGTCGCCCATGTGCCATTGTGCACAAACCACTACAAAAGATGGCTGAGAAAGTAGGGCTAAAATTTTATGATATCCCTGTAGATTTTGGCCCACTCGGTAAGGACATCCAAGCAAGTATCGCCGCGGCAAGCGATCAAGGTCATGCTGAGAACTATGTGCAGCGCCTGATCACAAGTATCCATTTTCAACCGAGTACAACACCAAATAGTCGTGAAGAGTTAGCACTAATGCTGGAAGAATGTGGCGTCGACTCAGAAAAATTCCGTCAAGACTGTCAAGAATTGCAACAGAAAACGGCCTATTTTGACCAAGTGGTTGAGCAGTACAAAATCACCTCGACTCCAACCATCATCGTCAACGGTAATAAGCAAGTTTTGCTTGGCGGCTTAAAGAGCTTCGCTGAGCTCGAAAGCTTACTGATTGAGCTGTCTCAATCGTAGTGCCCCCGACTTTAACCAACACAACTGTTAGAGGCAGCTATCATTTTTGCTCTAACGGTTGTGTAAGCAAATTTCTCACTATTTCCCCTGCATTGCCTACCCTAGTAACCATTCCAGCCTTTTACCAACTGCGAAATTTAAGTTAAAACTCTAATAAAATCATAGCATTGCAAATAAAAACCGAAACGTTAACATCTTCATTTTGAGTGCTGATGCACTGAACTAGTCCATTTTAGACGCTTTCGCTACCTCATAAATATTCGCAAGCTTAAGTTTTCGTTCTTGAACTACCAAAAGAAGTAATTTATCTTCAGGTCTGTTTCATTTGTGAAATGAAGACGAATAGATTATTCAAATAGCGAGTACATCGTAAATGCAAGAGAACTATCAAGATCGAATTATCGCGTTGCTCAAAGAAAAAGGCGAAACAAACGCCAGCTTAGCTATTGGTATCCATAAAGGAAAAGCCACTGTTGGCCGTTACCTATCGAAGTCGAGCAACAGAACCTACCCAAGTATTGAAGAGATT
This window of the Vibrio panuliri genome carries:
- a CDS encoding LysR family transcriptional regulator, with the translated sequence MIDLNWLNTFVVLARLEHFGKTANELHMTQPNVSLHIKQLEQATRVKLIERNPFRLTQAGERLLKSAQSTLMELQICQADINAINDLDQGTLTIAASDIISRLLLISPFQLFKKEFPGIDFSLLNTTSSQAAELVKSAKADLGFVMAQKESQPLHFTELQQIKWCALGDGLQAWQQGQWESKQEEPTLILLGHDTRTRDLLDLALPTLNLPKYRIMEVGSVDAQIDWAEAGFGVAIVPEFSLHQKLNLKTKITPLPQFPTTSLGYIVRQNQVLSRAIKQLLNWVNEEIVRSQLGS
- a CDS encoding nucleoside phosphorylase, producing the protein MLKQPHIGVDETQLAPLVIVCGEPDRANRIAALFDRAEMVSENREYRIFTGEYKGVPVSVCSTGIGAPSMIIAVEELKQCGVTHVVRVGSAGAMQVGIGLGELIVAEGAVRDEGGSKAYVEPAYPAYASLSLLKALEGYLANQSIPHYFGVVRSHDSFYTDDEEAICQYWNKKGILGADMETSALFAVGRLRGLHVASILNNVVLYQQDVKQGVDQYVNEAEVMMLGEKQASLAALEALIMQR
- a CDS encoding Crp/Fnr family transcriptional regulator — translated: MRIKPYLTGRFKTLLEQRSRAFRDFIYQCQVGSRYFNAGEAILTQGEPLDHIYVVPAGRVSMSILAANGRRFQLGEANCDDHIFGEMEFFTQTPCQWSVVSDEHMQVDIICIKKLSEQLQQQPEMLFFFASALADDYQDSLDIYTSRLLHPITYNIAYDLLMQEQASPSLTGFDKVNQEAERFGTSGRVYRRAVKTLMDKALIRKGEQGLEIVDKQALRAFLDTYE
- a CDS encoding NupC/NupG family nucleoside CNT transporter gives rise to the protein MLQSLIGIAVLLGVGFLCSENRSLISWRAVAGAFAIILVVAGFVLATDIGAGVLLAVSNGVGKVFSYGAEGIKFAFGSLVNFSVDGIGFIWALQVLPQIIFTASLTSLLYYLGIMQWFVRIIGGGLQRVLGTSRAESMNAAGNIVLGQTEAPLLVKPYHRVLTRAQIFAIMVGGLSSIAGSILAGLAGMGVDLNYLIMACFMSAPAGLMFAKLIIPETEETIDEVPELPDNEKPTSFIDAVAKGAIAGTSIAAIVGAVIISCIGLMALLNGGLGAIGEFFGFAGLTVDVILGFFFSPVAWLIGVPWEEAMSAGSFLGQKIALNEFVAFASMGSVELSARTTAIMTIALCGFANIGSVAMVCGALSSMIPERAGLIGKLGMKVLLAATLANLMNAAIVGLFV
- a CDS encoding NAD(P)H-dependent oxidoreductase — translated: MNVLVINGHPDLDKSFANAEIIKLLQQSTDWTIAHTADFSGDIAAEQQRLLAADLVVVQFPLYWSTFPAVMKEWIDQVFTYGFAFGPDGSQLKGKKMLFSITAGATAESYSETGFNFMPLENYQRCFEHAFKAAEMDIVDTIVTFEMNAIPEEGGDAEKTIALAHQHTEQIIAAVENAQIG
- a CDS encoding efflux RND transporter permease subunit, which codes for MFEFFVKRPKFAIVLSTLITMIGALAALQSPMGRYPDVSPVTIEVYTWMDGASAEVVAKSVAPVIEQRVNGTPGMEYMKSTSNSDGSYYLQVVFNNQVDPDRAATLVKNRVDLAMPELPSSVVSNGVTVEKFTSGMVMALAVTDKSGDASELEINAFSGGLLKEALQRVSGVSKVQIIGEKKYAMRVWTDPVKMAKYKVNIEDVGYAISAQNKIAGAGRVVGDQLEYSLSVDGGLEEKTAFENIVIRNASLSKTVFLKDIARVELGSESYVANAYVDSGVGSLIFVYRTPDANAMAVGSSIKELISSLNTPFEIEAVYDTTEFVSGAIDTVLETLVLAVIIVSLVTWLFMQSIRLTIISISAIPVSLIGTFALMQACNIDINIISMFGLVMAIGIVVDAAIIVIENTEATLHNNPDITVEQAIIEAGKTVVSPIIASALVLLAVFAPTIFMNGMTGIIFGQFGIVLCSSVLVSTFVALTLTPALCALLMKREQKGILARSIEKLISFKISGFTSLTRGAVRFPLCSILLLGGLLFITYQQSEQLSSGMLPEEDTNAVFVIGSFPPGTSLPVTDNAFQALSDEIMQLEGVSNVIGASGFNLLTSSPEMNSLMMVATMPPMTERSVSDAELAEAINELLAKQQGLYGFAFKPPVIPELGTVNGVSFTITDSLSRTPTELANLVNELLVDINNDDSVSSAYTQFNVDKPSLKLHLNRVGLDSYGADYANVVSGLQAFMGGMYINTFNLGGRNYKVMLQNDPKFTKDKHALSKLNLVQANGRLIPATKVLTMEEITVPSFLDRFNATQSVAIDVMPSQSSGDAINFLQQLDLPEGISIEFTGTALEEIKAGNQAIIVFSLALVICFLVLVAQYESWLIPTVIMLTVPTAVTGIVGGVLWLGGDINILTQLSAVLLIGMTVRNAILIVEFAKSLREKQGLSIRDAAIEAMRQRARAVFMTAFSFAVGVIPLMLADGVGNGGQKALGFASFGGIVTATFIGCIFAGVFFVVIQNLRELGKRRA
- a CDS encoding DsbA family protein, which produces MCKLVKQTSITYLFLLLALFAVSLKHAPKVMASQFAENVHYVTLDHQASPDKQVKIFYTPYCRPCAIVHKPLQKMAEKVGLKFYDIPVDFGPLGKDIQASIAAASDQGHAENYVQRLITSIHFQPSTTPNSREELALMLEECGVDSEKFRQDCQELQQKTAYFDQVVEQYKITSTPTIIVNGNKQVLLGGLKSFAELESLLIELSQS